TCCTGCCGAACCGTGACGACCTGCGCCGTGCCGGGTCGATCGCGGTGATCGGCAGCGGCCAGTCCGCCGCCGAGGTCTACCGCGAGCTGCTCGAGGACGTCCGGCGGGACGGCTACCGCCTCGACTGGATCACCCGCTCGCCGCGGTTCTTCCCGATGGAGGACACCAAGCTCACGCTCGAGATGACGAGCCCGGAGTACACGGACCACTTCCACGCCCTGCCCGAGGACGTCCGCGACCACCTCGGTCGCGAGCAGCGCGGACTGTACAAGGGCATCAGCGCGGACCTCGTCGACGCGCTCTACGACCAGCTGTACCGGCTCAGCGCCGCGGGACCGGTCCCGACGACGCTCCGCACCGAGACGAGCGTGGTCGACGCCGTGTGGCTGGCGGACCGGGGGACGTACCGGCTGACGCTCCGGCACGAGCAGCTCGGCGAGACGTACGAGCACGAGGTCGAGCGGCTGGTCCTGGCGACCGGGTACCGACCGCGGTCCGCGGCGTTCCTCGCACCGGTCGAGCACCTCGTCGCCCGCGACTCCCAGGGGCGCCTGGCGGTCGCACGCGACCACCACGTCGACCGACTCGGCGGCCGCATCTGGGTGCAGAACGCCGAGGAGCACACGCACGGCCTCACCGCACCCGACCTCGGCATGGGGGCGTGGCGGAACGCGTCGATCATCCGCTCGGTCACGGGTCGGCCCGTGTACGGCCTGGAGGCGCGGATCGCCTTCCAGGAGTTCGGCCTGCCCGCCTCGGCCCGCTCCACGGCACGTGGCAGCACCGCGGACGGCGCGCCGCCCCGGCACGCGGCCGAGCGCGCGGAGGTCTCCGCATGACCGTCGACGCGACCGCCCTGCCGGACGTGACCGAGGTCGGCGGGGCCGAGCCGCGCCTCCTGGCCGTCGAACCCGTGGACCCGGATCGTGACGCCGCCCTCGTGCAGTCGTGGCTCGCGCACCCCGCGTCGTCGTGGTGGGGCATGGGACACCTCGACGTCGACGCGGTGCGGACGTACCTCGCGGACGTACAGGCGGATCCCGCGCAGGCCGCGTGGCTCGGCCTCCGTGACGGCGTCGCGGTGTTCCTCGCGGAGACGTACGACCCGGCACGGGTCCTGCTCACCGACGTGTTCGCCGCCGAACCCGGCGACGTCGGCATGCACCTGCTCGTCGCGCCGCCGCCCGCCGACGGACGGGTGCACGGACTGACGAGCGCCGTCATGCGCACCGTCGTCGAGCACTGCCGCGACGTCCTCGGAGCACGCCGCGTCGTCGTCGAGCCCGACGTCCGGAACACCGCCGTGCACGCGAAGAACGCCGAGGTCGGGTTCCGCGTACTGCGCGAGGTCGACGTCGACATCGACGGCAAGCGCGCCCTGTTGTCCGTGCTCGACACCGACCGGATCGGGCTGCCCGACGGCGACGGGCCCGCGGCGCACCTCCGGCCGGAGCACCTCGAACCGGCCCAGCGGCACCTCGTGGCGAAGGCGATCGCCGAGTTCACGCACGAGCGCCTCGTGGAACCGCAGCCGGACGGCGACGCCTGGCGGCTCGACGCGGGGGAGTCGACCTACCGGTTCCGCGCGCGTCGGCACGTGCTCGAGCACTGGTCGATCGACGAGGCGTCGCTGACCCGCACCCGCGCCGGTGCGGCGGCCCCGCTCAGCGCGCAGGAGCTCGTCCTCGAGCTGCGCGACGGGCTCGGGATCCCCGACGCGCTGCTCGGCACGTACCTCGAGGAGATCGCCTCCACCCTCGCCAGCGCCGCCGCGAAGCACCGTCGCGGTGGGCCGTCCGCAGCGCAGCTCGCACGGGGGCGCACGGAGGGGGCCGACCGCGTCGTCGCGTCGTTCCAGGATGTCGAGTCGGCGATGACCGAGGGGCACCCGGCGTTCGTGGCGGCGAACGGGCGGATCGGGTTCGGGTTGGACGAGTACCGCGCCTACGCTCCCGAGGCCGGCGGTCGGTTCCGCTACCGCTGGCTCGCCGCACGCCGGGCCTGCACACACGTCGCGCTCGCTGCGGACCGCACCGAGCGCGACCACTGGGCGGCCGAGCTCGACCCGGAGACCACCGCCGGGTTCCGGGCCGTGCTCGTGTCCCGGGGACTCGACCCCGACGACTACGTCTGGATGCCCGTGCACCCCTGGCAGTGGCAGCACCGGATCGCCGTCACGTTCGCGCCGGACCTCGGGCGGCAG
The sequence above is a segment of the Curtobacterium sp. BH-2-1-1 genome. Coding sequences within it:
- a CDS encoding lysine N(6)-hydroxylase/L-ornithine N(5)-oxygenase family protein, with amino-acid sequence MTTADDLRTADRPADETADRPVHDLIGIGIGPFNLGLACLTDPLDDLDAVFLDAADGFAWHHGMMLDDATIQVPFMADLVTMADPTSPFSFLAWLKETGRLYPFYIREDFHPLRSEYDAYCRWAADRLDTLRWGRRVTAVEHDMTTDVFTVHAETDQGPETYRARHVVVGIGTEPSVPAPLRGIDGPAIHSAEFLPNRDDLRRAGSIAVIGSGQSAAEVYRELLEDVRRDGYRLDWITRSPRFFPMEDTKLTLEMTSPEYTDHFHALPEDVRDHLGREQRGLYKGISADLVDALYDQLYRLSAAGPVPTTLRTETSVVDAVWLADRGTYRLTLRHEQLGETYEHEVERLVLATGYRPRSAAFLAPVEHLVARDSQGRLAVARDHHVDRLGGRIWVQNAEEHTHGLTAPDLGMGAWRNASIIRSVTGRPVYGLEARIAFQEFGLPASARSTARGSTADGAPPRHAAERAEVSA
- a CDS encoding GNAT family N-acetyltransferase, whose protein sequence is MTVDATALPDVTEVGGAEPRLLAVEPVDPDRDAALVQSWLAHPASSWWGMGHLDVDAVRTYLADVQADPAQAAWLGLRDGVAVFLAETYDPARVLLTDVFAAEPGDVGMHLLVAPPPADGRVHGLTSAVMRTVVEHCRDVLGARRVVVEPDVRNTAVHAKNAEVGFRVLREVDVDIDGKRALLSVLDTDRIGLPDGDGPAAHLRPEHLEPAQRHLVAKAIAEFTHERLVEPQPDGDAWRLDAGESTYRFRARRHVLEHWSIDEASLTRTRAGAAAPLSAQELVLELRDGLGIPDALLGTYLEEIASTLASAAAKHRRGGPSAAQLARGRTEGADRVVASFQDVESAMTEGHPAFVAANGRIGFGLDEYRAYAPEAGGRFRYRWLAARRACTHVALAADRTERDHWAAELDPETTAGFRAVLVSRGLDPDDYVWMPVHPWQWQHRIAVTFAPDLGRQDLVDLGEGPDEYQPQQSIRTAFDRSHPERSYVKTALAVQNMGFLRGMSPAYMRNTPAVNDWVAALVSADETLAGAGFSVLREHAAIGYTGDAYHRVDVSSPQRKMLAALWRESPLPRVTDGERLLTMAALLHRDASGDAVVSALIEASGLPADEWVRRWLDAYLLPVVHCLTVHDLVFMPHGENLVLVVRDGVVVRAVMKDIGEEVAVLGRHADRPVPADIERIVHPVDDDEAALAVFTDVFDGVLRFVAAILDDDGVLPESRFWQVVGECVDAHAAAHPERRRPLDLRVPAFEHSCLNRLQLRNTLSMVDLADQSSSLIRAGAMSNPIAR